Proteins encoded within one genomic window of Borrelia parkeri:
- a CDS encoding ATP-binding protein: MRGLSLFLFLFFVSHVSLPAKETLKFKLVDQYYPLYYKNQENKMVGMIFYLLDKWAQDNDYDISIEAIDYFNKDKIEDDVVYLGLTYNSDLNAYLYFKNEIGKCVTTLIYDSEKEQKPSNLFFSNELRVGVVKNTIYEDILRFHGHNDNVFLFPDTEKLLLALRDNKIDLVYGSYKSLSCVWYSSFYPSFMKVFNSEYFYSFGIRAAISKNAVSQLRDLNIDLLSYMQSLSREEYASFKEFDFLFKLDVGIYNDYPPLSFINSKGQFAGILVDLWNTLAKEYGFSVKFVGFPKESIKVGLDDKDVSVWGGIIEDDNILTSKKYKATAPICSLNFNLYFTNAKNSNRVINSQVIDLSLNDIQLDKNTDIVNNFLDIVNHSYGFVENSITVSYLLRLHGYNNILKLQDSSLSKDKFLVLAANNERLQLFAYMLNALTENILFDTLLQIGKNWLGQDEIEDYHNNFYEHINSSNFNIEEKIWLQNNKRLTLAVKDWYPIDYFNSGRYKGVNEWLIKKIKRLTDLDFNIISVHERDIEELMKLGKIDILSANLDDVNSDYIFNIKAVSGIPLHLFSNKTRLFTSRSFDSIAVLKFLYTKKLKTKIGTQLVQVDSFTDALDLLYRGKVSGIVSDEYTATINFEDLNIRDIKKIFTVPNLTFDLNIAVNNQDYILRRIIQKILFCTNINNKLYFDDWVFNVHESFKDLRLKKSGIAVLTIGMFVFTIFMFCLFNLWKEIGFRKKMYSSAISEKKFIEDAIAAKTIFLASMSHDIRTPINGIIAATELLENTDLLGVQKEYVQMINYSSISLLSLIDEILYISKIDMNEIYIENNEIDLEYEIECVLKGFQSQSAKQNIDLIFYSKSDLENYLIGDRARLKRVLINLIGNSFKFTTDGIIVLNYEMICSTEDNDGNKIITIEFKVTDTGQGIKKSNIPVIFGLFRQGNDSDSKKYEGSGLGLAISRKLVSLMGGPGISVESEVGKGTTFSFMLPFVLGHKIKDKEVNKLELVTNKKILSLFLSKKTVEVLRDISKIFDYKDNIHYFYSYEHAYKAFYRYPYYNFVFINVDDFGLQEGLKFAEKIEILNSNARIVFVFYYLKSDEIIDFKYEYMQKPFKRWDFYSDWIRNGAIVDVPIINESSTLKLKNNIGILIAEDNEINQKILKNILIVIGVRENSIDIVDDGVKAIEFLKTNKYDMAFIDIRMPNCDGFTVSKEIRKFESQNNLNPCVLIAVTAHALREYKDRCLENGMNDYLAKPIHISSIKYILKKYLHIEVEDNKIIADKTFDGFSNLPNLDINNALRDLNISYDMYVDLCRGFVDMSDNLIRDLDEAFNLNNIRLVKELAHSIAGALGNMRSNLFGNFKQIEINTGSIHELKILYSEARKGLIVLIKNIREQILDVIETYDQEKLKFKSNDEFLNLMQKLLNGIEDRNPKEYKEVLEVLKRYSLDDNNIILFDSLIKYLRVYNFKESANIVKRMMNLR; the protein is encoded by the coding sequence ATGCGTGGTTTGAGTTTATTTTTGTTTTTATTTTTTGTCTCTCATGTCAGTTTACCCGCTAAAGAAACCTTGAAATTTAAACTTGTAGATCAATATTATCCGCTTTATTATAAAAATCAAGAAAATAAGATGGTTGGTATGATTTTTTATCTTCTAGACAAGTGGGCACAAGATAATGATTATGACATTAGTATAGAAGCTATTGATTATTTTAATAAAGATAAAATTGAAGATGATGTAGTTTATTTGGGATTAACTTATAATTCAGACTTAAATGCATACCTTTATTTTAAAAATGAGATTGGCAAATGTGTAACCACATTGATTTATGATTCAGAAAAAGAGCAAAAACCTTCCAATTTATTTTTTTCAAATGAATTACGTGTAGGTGTTGTAAAGAATACTATATATGAAGATATTTTAAGATTTCATGGTCATAATGATAATGTTTTTTTATTTCCAGATACTGAAAAATTACTCTTGGCATTAAGAGATAATAAGATTGATTTAGTATATGGGAGTTATAAGTCATTATCTTGTGTATGGTATAGTTCTTTTTATCCATCTTTTATGAAAGTTTTTAATTCTGAGTATTTTTATAGTTTTGGCATAAGAGCTGCTATTAGCAAGAATGCTGTTAGTCAACTAAGAGATTTAAATATTGATCTTTTAAGTTATATGCAATCTCTCTCTAGAGAGGAATATGCTTCTTTTAAAGAATTTGATTTTTTATTTAAGCTGGATGTTGGAATATATAATGATTATCCTCCTTTGAGTTTTATTAATTCTAAAGGTCAATTTGCAGGAATTTTAGTTGATTTGTGGAATACTCTTGCTAAAGAATATGGTTTTTCAGTTAAATTTGTAGGATTTCCAAAGGAGAGCATTAAAGTAGGCTTGGATGATAAGGATGTGTCTGTTTGGGGTGGAATTATTGAAGATGATAATATTTTAACTTCTAAAAAGTATAAAGCAACTGCTCCCATATGTTCACTTAATTTTAATTTGTATTTTACAAATGCTAAAAATAGTAATAGAGTCATAAATTCACAAGTTATTGATTTAAGTTTAAATGATATTCAATTAGATAAAAACACAGACATAGTAAATAATTTTTTAGATATAGTCAATCATTCATATGGATTTGTAGAAAATTCAATTACCGTAAGTTATTTATTAAGATTGCACGGATATAATAATATATTGAAATTGCAGGATTCAAGTTTAAGTAAAGATAAATTTTTGGTATTAGCTGCTAATAATGAGAGATTGCAATTATTTGCATATATGCTTAATGCGTTAACAGAAAACATTTTATTCGATACTTTGTTACAAATAGGTAAAAATTGGCTTGGGCAAGATGAAATTGAAGATTATCACAATAATTTTTATGAGCATATAAATAGCAGTAACTTTAATATTGAGGAAAAAATTTGGTTACAAAACAATAAGAGGTTAACCCTTGCTGTTAAAGATTGGTATCCTATTGATTATTTTAATTCTGGTCGTTATAAAGGAGTCAATGAGTGGTTAATTAAGAAAATAAAAAGATTGACAGATTTGGATTTCAATATTATAAGTGTGCATGAGAGAGATATTGAAGAATTAATGAAATTAGGGAAAATAGATATATTGTCTGCTAATTTAGATGATGTGAATTCAGATTATATTTTTAACATCAAAGCAGTATCAGGAATTCCACTACATCTTTTTTCAAATAAAACTAGACTATTTACTTCTAGGTCGTTTGATAGTATTGCGGTGCTTAAGTTTTTGTATACCAAAAAATTGAAAACCAAAATAGGAACACAACTGGTGCAAGTGGATAGCTTTACAGACGCTTTGGATCTTCTCTATAGGGGCAAGGTTAGTGGGATTGTTAGCGATGAATATACTGCTACTATTAATTTTGAAGACTTAAATATTAGGGATATTAAGAAAATTTTTACTGTTCCGAATCTAACATTTGATTTAAATATTGCAGTTAATAACCAAGATTATATTTTAAGAAGAATTATACAAAAAATTTTATTTTGTACAAATATTAATAATAAATTATATTTTGATGATTGGGTATTCAACGTTCATGAAAGTTTTAAGGACCTAAGGCTAAAAAAGTCTGGTATAGCAGTATTAACCATTGGTATGTTTGTTTTTACTATTTTTATGTTTTGCCTATTTAATTTGTGGAAGGAGATAGGATTTAGGAAAAAAATGTATTCTTCTGCAATTAGTGAGAAAAAGTTTATTGAGGATGCTATTGCTGCCAAAACTATTTTTTTAGCAAGTATGAGCCATGATATTCGTACCCCCATTAATGGCATAATAGCAGCTACTGAGCTTTTGGAGAATACTGATCTTTTAGGTGTGCAAAAAGAGTATGTGCAAATGATAAATTATTCATCTATCTCATTACTCTCTTTAATTGATGAAATATTGTATATCTCTAAAATAGATATGAATGAGATCTATATTGAAAATAATGAAATAGATTTGGAGTATGAAATTGAATGTGTTTTGAAAGGTTTTCAGTCGCAAAGTGCAAAACAAAATATTGATTTGATTTTTTATTCAAAATCAGATTTAGAAAATTACTTAATAGGGGATAGAGCTAGACTTAAGAGGGTACTGATTAATTTAATAGGAAATTCTTTTAAATTTACTACAGATGGAATCATAGTTTTAAACTATGAGATGATCTGCAGTACAGAAGATAATGATGGTAATAAAATAATTACTATTGAGTTTAAAGTAACTGATACTGGTCAAGGAATTAAGAAAAGTAATATACCGGTAATATTTGGGTTATTTAGACAAGGCAATGATTCTGATTCAAAGAAGTATGAAGGAAGCGGTCTTGGACTTGCAATATCTAGGAAGCTTGTTAGTTTAATGGGTGGTCCTGGTATCTCAGTTGAGAGTGAGGTAGGCAAGGGAACAACTTTTTCGTTTATGTTGCCTTTTGTTTTAGGTCATAAGATTAAAGATAAAGAAGTAAATAAATTGGAATTAGTAACGAATAAAAAGATTTTAAGCTTATTTTTAAGTAAAAAGACCGTTGAGGTATTAAGAGACATAAGTAAGATATTTGATTATAAGGATAATATACATTATTTTTATTCTTATGAGCATGCTTATAAGGCGTTTTATAGGTATCCTTATTATAATTTTGTTTTTATAAATGTCGACGATTTTGGTTTACAAGAAGGTCTTAAGTTTGCTGAGAAGATTGAAATTTTAAATTCTAATGCAAGAATAGTTTTTGTGTTTTATTATTTAAAGAGTGATGAGATCATTGATTTTAAATATGAATACATGCAAAAACCTTTTAAAAGGTGGGATTTTTATTCTGATTGGATTAGAAATGGTGCAATTGTAGATGTTCCAATAATAAATGAGTCTAGTACTCTTAAGCTTAAAAATAATATTGGTATTTTAATAGCTGAGGATAATGAAATTAATCAAAAGATTTTAAAAAATATTTTGATTGTTATAGGCGTCAGAGAAAATTCTATTGATATTGTGGATGATGGTGTTAAGGCTATTGAATTTTTAAAAACTAATAAATATGATATGGCTTTTATTGATATAAGAATGCCAAATTGTGACGGATTTACTGTTTCTAAAGAAATACGCAAATTTGAAAGCCAAAACAACTTAAATCCATGTGTATTAATAGCTGTTACTGCACATGCATTAAGAGAATATAAAGATAGGTGTTTAGAAAATGGAATGAATGATTATCTTGCAAAACCGATACACATTAGTTCGATTAAGTATATATTAAAAAAATATTTGCATATTGAGGTTGAAGATAATAAAATTATAGCAGATAAGACATTCGATGGGTTTTCTAATTTACCAAATTTAGATATTAATAATGCTTTAAGAGATTTAAATATCTCATATGATATGTATGTTGATTTGTGCAGGGGATTTGTTGACATGAGCGATAATTTGATACGTGATTTGGATGAGGCTTTTAATTTAAATAATATAAGATTAGTAAAAGAATTAGCACATTCAATAGCCGGAGCTCTTGGTAATATGCGTAGTAACTTATTTGGGAATTTTAAACAGATTGAGATAAATACAGGTTCAATACATGAATTAAAAATATTGTATTCTGAGGCGCGTAAGGGTTTGATTGTACTTATTAAGAACATAAGGGAGCAGATTTTAGATGTTATCGAAACTTATGATCAGGAAAAATTAAAATTTAAAAGCAATGATGAATTTTTGAATCTTATGCAAAAGCTTTTAAATGGCATAGAAGATAGAAATCCAAAAGAATATAAGGAAGTGCTTGAGGTGCTTAAAAGATATAGTTTGGATGACAATAATATTATATTATTTGATTCTCTTATTAAATATTTAAGAGTATATAATTTCAAAGAGAGCGCTAATATTGTTAAACGTATGATGAATCTTAGATAA
- a CDS encoding Cof-type HAD-IIB family hydrolase — translation MNANYEKYKMLVFDLDGTLLNNNHEIAPLTLKVLLRLKNDFHIIIATGRRLYEIKDVLMQLKDVKIDESYIVTANGAEIFLKNNLILRYKINYDVVRELLKVKRGDIDINLYTLNDWYSDREIRSPIMNYFIENLGIQPIITDLSELEIDSCSKIVYYSHDFSKLEDFANKIRDKNFKDISIFYSANDLLEITNIEASKYNAIKSIALFECISIDAILAFGDNSNDYEMLKNAGKGILMKNANKFVKNNLSNNEVTKFNNDEDGVAKFLIEFFNLDIQF, via the coding sequence ATGAATGCCAATTATGAAAAGTATAAGATGTTGGTTTTTGATCTTGATGGGACATTGCTTAATAACAATCATGAAATTGCGCCATTGACTCTTAAAGTACTTTTAAGATTAAAGAATGATTTTCATATAATTATTGCTACTGGTAGGAGATTATATGAAATTAAGGACGTTTTAATGCAACTTAAAGATGTGAAAATTGATGAGAGTTATATTGTAACGGCTAATGGTGCTGAGATATTTTTAAAAAATAATCTGATTTTGAGATATAAGATTAATTATGATGTAGTAAGAGAACTTCTTAAAGTAAAGCGCGGGGATATTGATATTAATCTTTATACTCTTAATGATTGGTATTCTGATAGAGAGATTAGAAGTCCAATTATGAATTATTTTATTGAAAATTTAGGAATACAACCTATTATTACTGATTTATCTGAACTTGAGATAGATTCTTGTTCTAAAATAGTTTATTATTCTCATGATTTTTCTAAGCTTGAAGACTTTGCAAATAAAATCAGAGATAAAAATTTTAAAGATATAAGTATATTTTATTCTGCTAATGATCTTTTGGAAATTACAAATATTGAGGCTAGTAAATATAATGCTATTAAAAGTATTGCTTTATTTGAATGTATTTCTATTGATGCTATTTTAGCATTTGGAGATAATAGCAATGATTATGAGATGTTAAAAAATGCTGGAAAAGGTATTCTCATGAAAAATGCAAACAAGTTTGTTAAGAATAATTTATCAAACAACGAGGTTACAAAATTCAATAATGATGAAGATGGAGTTGCAAAGTTTTTAATTGAGTTTTTTAATCTTGACATTCAATTTTAA
- the hpt gene encoding hypoxanthine phosphoribosyltransferase, with product MSDKISTLFTEEKIKSKIKELAQKIRNYYEDKNNVVFISLLKGSFIFFADITREIGLNVKIDFLQASSYKNKTLSSLNVLIKKDIDINIQNSYVIIFDDIIDTGLTYEKIVAHLKTKNPKEIKICTLFNKPSRRLIELKIDYTGFEIENDFIVGYGIDFNEQHRTLKNVAKISK from the coding sequence ATGAGTGATAAAATTTCAACTTTATTCACAGAAGAAAAAATAAAAAGCAAAATTAAAGAGCTAGCGCAAAAGATTAGAAACTATTATGAAGATAAAAACAATGTGGTTTTTATATCACTTCTTAAAGGCTCTTTTATATTTTTTGCAGATATTACAAGAGAAATTGGATTAAACGTAAAAATAGATTTCCTTCAAGCATCAAGTTATAAAAATAAAACTCTCTCTTCATTAAATGTACTAATAAAAAAAGATATCGATATTAATATACAAAATAGTTACGTAATCATCTTTGATGATATCATAGATACTGGACTAACATACGAAAAAATCGTTGCGCACTTAAAAACCAAAAATCCTAAAGAGATTAAAATTTGTACTCTTTTTAACAAACCATCTAGAAGATTAATAGAATTAAAGATAGACTATACGGGATTTGAAATTGAAAATGATTTCATAGTTGGATATGGCATTGACTTTAATGAACAACACAGAACTTTAAAGAATGTAGCAAAAATAAGTAAATAG
- a CDS encoding adenylosuccinate synthase yields MSIYAVIGTQWGDEGKGKIIDFLSSKIDYVVRFNGGNNAGHTIVVNNKKFIFNLLPSGVLQGAKCILGPGVVIDPLILIKELEALKHNNIKTEIFISDKAHIIMPYHIKLDELNEQKKGVYKIGTTKRGIGPCYADKINRTGIRAVDLLDIEIFERKLKINLDEKNEIIEKIYNHKPFNYDDILSKYKKCISMLQSAITNTEEILNQAINSGKIILIEGAQGTMLDIEHGTFPFVTSSNTLITATTGCGIPISKIKEKIGIVKAFSSRVGSGPFVTEILGPIGDKIREKGQEYGSTTNRPRRIGWLDLLTIKKSISLNELNHLALTKLDILNDIEELKICTAYEFKGKIYDYIPTSCEILENVKPVYKVFKGFKQNIRNINHYEDLPIEAKEYIEFIEREVGVQISILSLGAEREKTIFRNQKWINI; encoded by the coding sequence ATGTCAATTTATGCAGTTATTGGAACTCAATGGGGTGATGAGGGGAAGGGAAAAATTATAGACTTTCTCTCATCAAAAATAGATTATGTTGTAAGGTTTAACGGAGGAAATAACGCCGGGCATACAATTGTTGTCAATAATAAAAAATTCATCTTTAATTTACTACCATCAGGTGTTTTGCAAGGAGCAAAATGTATACTTGGACCTGGTGTAGTAATTGATCCCTTAATTTTAATTAAAGAACTTGAAGCTCTCAAGCATAATAACATAAAGACAGAAATATTTATAAGTGATAAAGCGCATATAATAATGCCTTACCACATTAAACTTGACGAGCTTAATGAACAAAAAAAGGGTGTTTACAAAATCGGAACTACAAAACGAGGAATTGGTCCTTGCTATGCTGATAAAATTAACAGAACAGGCATAAGAGCTGTTGACTTACTTGACATTGAAATTTTTGAAAGAAAATTAAAAATAAATTTAGATGAAAAAAATGAAATTATAGAAAAAATATACAACCATAAACCTTTTAATTATGATGATATTTTAAGTAAATATAAAAAATGTATATCAATGCTCCAATCTGCAATCACAAATACAGAAGAAATATTAAATCAGGCCATAAATTCAGGAAAAATTATCTTAATAGAAGGTGCTCAAGGCACAATGCTTGACATTGAACATGGAACATTTCCATTTGTCACATCAAGCAATACATTAATCACAGCAACAACAGGATGTGGTATTCCTATCTCAAAAATCAAGGAAAAAATTGGTATAGTAAAAGCATTCTCATCAAGAGTTGGTTCAGGACCGTTTGTAACTGAAATTTTAGGTCCTATTGGGGATAAAATTAGAGAAAAGGGACAAGAATATGGCTCAACAACAAACAGACCAAGAAGAATTGGTTGGCTTGATCTCTTAACAATAAAAAAATCGATAAGCCTTAACGAACTAAACCATTTAGCCCTAACTAAATTAGACATACTAAATGACATTGAAGAGCTTAAGATTTGCACAGCTTATGAATTTAAAGGCAAAATATATGACTATATACCTACTTCTTGTGAAATACTTGAGAATGTTAAACCTGTATACAAAGTCTTTAAAGGATTTAAACAAAATATTAGAAATATTAACCATTACGAAGATTTGCCTATTGAAGCTAAAGAGTACATTGAATTTATAGAAAGAGAAGTAGGGGTACAAATTTCAATTTTATCTCTTGGAGCAGAAAGAGAAAAAACCATTTTTAGGAATCAAAAGTGGATAAATATATAA
- the purB gene encoding adenylosuccinate lyase — translation MDKYINPLKSRYASKEMLYIFSPKFKYTTWRKLWYNLALVQKELGINISNKQLNKLSKHIENIDFELVEKYESKFQHEVMAHLYAYADLAGDDARKILHLGVTSAYLMDNTDLVQIKEALLLIENKLIKLINTLKKFSIKHKNLITLAYTHLQEAQLTTLGKRSSLWLQSLIFDFEELKFIMSNMCFRGVKGTVGNQSSFKELFASNFARVKDLDINLAKKMGFDKVYKITSQTYDRKFDSSILNFLSNLAQSAHKITNDIRFMQHLKEIEEHFEKHQIGSSAMPYKRNPIYSERIASLAKFIMSLQSSGGFIAATQWLERTLDDSACKRLNIPQAFLAADATLILLNKVFNNIRVNKKMIEKHVKTEMPFILTEDILMKATKNGGDRQILHEKIRIYSMQVKENLYSGTTDNDLIKLILNDQSFKLTSKDIDEILNPNENIGFASYQVENFITEIIDPILEKNKEN, via the coding sequence GTGGATAAATATATAAACCCGTTAAAATCAAGATATGCAAGCAAAGAAATGCTTTACATTTTTTCACCAAAATTCAAGTACACCACATGGAGAAAGTTGTGGTACAACTTAGCTTTAGTGCAAAAAGAATTGGGAATCAACATTAGTAATAAACAACTCAATAAACTATCCAAACACATAGAAAACATTGATTTCGAACTTGTAGAAAAATATGAATCAAAATTCCAACATGAAGTTATGGCACATCTTTATGCTTATGCCGACTTGGCTGGTGATGATGCTAGAAAAATTCTACATCTTGGTGTCACAAGTGCATATTTAATGGATAACACAGACTTAGTCCAAATCAAAGAAGCTTTATTGCTCATTGAGAATAAACTGATAAAACTAATTAACACTTTAAAAAAATTCTCAATCAAGCATAAAAACCTGATAACACTTGCATATACACATCTACAAGAAGCACAATTAACAACTCTTGGAAAAAGAAGTAGCTTATGGCTTCAAAGTCTAATTTTTGACTTTGAAGAACTTAAGTTCATTATGTCCAACATGTGCTTTAGAGGAGTAAAGGGAACGGTTGGAAATCAAAGTAGCTTTAAAGAATTGTTTGCGTCTAACTTTGCAAGGGTAAAAGATCTAGATATCAATCTTGCAAAAAAAATGGGATTTGACAAAGTTTATAAAATAACTAGTCAAACTTATGATCGCAAATTTGATTCATCAATATTAAATTTTTTAAGCAACCTAGCTCAAAGTGCACATAAGATTACTAATGATATCAGATTCATGCAACATCTTAAAGAAATTGAAGAACATTTTGAAAAACACCAAATAGGTTCATCCGCAATGCCTTACAAAAGAAATCCTATCTACAGCGAAAGAATAGCTTCTCTTGCCAAGTTTATAATGAGCCTACAATCAAGTGGTGGTTTTATAGCAGCAACTCAATGGCTTGAGAGAACTCTAGATGATTCAGCATGCAAAAGGCTCAATATTCCTCAAGCATTCTTAGCTGCTGATGCTACCTTAATACTACTAAATAAAGTATTTAATAATATCAGAGTAAATAAAAAAATGATTGAAAAACACGTTAAAACAGAAATGCCATTTATATTAACAGAAGACATATTGATGAAAGCAACAAAAAATGGAGGTGATAGACAAATATTACATGAAAAGATAAGAATTTATTCAATGCAAGTAAAGGAAAATCTTTATTCAGGAACAACTGATAACGACTTAATTAAACTAATACTTAATGACCAAAGTTTTAAATTAACATCTAAAGACATAGATGAAATCTTAAATCCAAATGAAAATATAGGTTTTGCCTCATATCAAGTTGAAAATTTTATTACAGAAATAATCGATCCTATTCTTGAAAAAAATAAGGAAAATTAA
- a CDS encoding DNA-3-methyladenine glycosylase has protein sequence MDREFFMQDAVIVAKSLLGHLLVRKIGDKEIISRIVETEAYMGVMDKACHAYGGRKTSRTSAMYNIGGYAYVYMIYGMYYMLNVVASNEHNPHAVLIRGVEPISPKVDGIFTNGPGKLAKFLNIDLKFNKVDLINNGELFLKRGLSFNFEVSCSRRINVDYAGEEYANKLWRFYIRGNKYVSKY, from the coding sequence ATGGATAGAGAATTTTTTATGCAAGATGCTGTTATTGTGGCTAAGTCTTTGCTTGGACACTTGCTTGTTAGGAAAATAGGTGACAAAGAAATTATTTCAAGAATTGTTGAGACGGAAGCTTATATGGGTGTAATGGACAAAGCTTGTCATGCTTATGGGGGAAGAAAGACAAGTCGTACCAGTGCTATGTATAATATTGGGGGATATGCTTATGTTTATATGATTTATGGCATGTATTATATGTTAAACGTTGTGGCATCTAATGAACATAATCCTCATGCTGTTTTAATAAGAGGTGTTGAGCCTATTTCACCAAAAGTTGATGGGATATTTACTAATGGACCTGGCAAGCTTGCTAAGTTTTTAAATATAGATTTAAAATTTAATAAAGTTGATCTTATTAATAATGGTGAACTTTTTTTAAAAAGAGGTTTATCTTTTAATTTTGAAGTGTCATGCTCAAGGAGAATAAATGTTGATTATGCAGGTGAGGAGTATGCGAATAAACTTTGGCGATTTTACATAAGGGGCAATAAATATGTTTCTAAATATTAA
- the radA gene encoding DNA repair protein RadA, translating to MIKNRDKEIYKCLNCGYKSLKWLGKCPECFSWESLELYSELKSGYEGDLSKSKNEIFSLRDFKQVDNVRHLTGIEEFDRVLGAGIVIGSAILIAGEPGIGKSTFLLQISSILALADKNVLYLAGEESIPQIKLRANRLKISSDILTTNEINVDSLIKMLANIELDFIVVDSIQTLHSKEVQGGLGGVAQLKHCVYKLIEWARGNNITLCLVGHITKDGILAGPKVIEHMVDSVFYFEEAEKSLRMLRATKNRFGAINEVGIFEMTGLGLVEIKDPSSIFLEKKEEISSGIAIGIINEGSRVLFVEIQALITRTGMNIPRIFSEKIDSKKISRILAVLSKYLNLSFNNDDVYVNVSGGLRMDDIEIELAVLVALFSAKTNIIINQDLIFTGEISLSGKIKASSNIESKVIAAKKAGFQHVLGANLRENYYNGYEGIESVLGVVRRLVRDSKREGHEDSRLKNR from the coding sequence ATGATAAAAAATAGAGATAAGGAAATTTATAAATGTTTAAATTGTGGGTATAAATCTTTAAAGTGGCTTGGGAAATGTCCTGAGTGCTTTAGTTGGGAAAGTTTAGAACTTTATTCTGAACTTAAATCAGGTTATGAGGGAGATTTAAGTAAATCAAAAAATGAAATCTTTTCTTTAAGAGATTTTAAACAGGTTGATAATGTTAGACATTTAACAGGTATTGAAGAATTTGATAGAGTTCTTGGTGCTGGCATTGTAATTGGTAGTGCAATTTTGATAGCAGGAGAGCCTGGCATTGGGAAATCAACTTTTTTACTTCAAATTTCTAGTATTCTTGCACTTGCTGACAAAAATGTGCTTTATCTTGCAGGTGAAGAATCAATTCCACAAATTAAATTAAGAGCAAATAGACTTAAAATTTCTTCTGATATATTGACAACTAATGAGATAAATGTTGATTCTTTAATCAAAATGCTTGCAAACATTGAACTTGACTTTATTGTTGTCGATTCTATTCAAACTTTGCATTCAAAAGAAGTTCAAGGCGGGCTTGGAGGGGTTGCTCAATTAAAGCATTGTGTTTATAAGCTTATAGAGTGGGCAAGAGGGAATAATATAACTTTATGTTTAGTGGGACATATTACGAAGGATGGTATTTTAGCAGGACCAAAAGTAATAGAGCATATGGTAGATTCTGTTTTTTATTTTGAAGAGGCAGAAAAATCGTTACGTATGCTTAGAGCTACTAAAAATAGGTTTGGCGCTATTAATGAAGTAGGTATTTTTGAAATGACGGGGTTGGGGCTTGTTGAGATTAAGGATCCCTCTTCTATTTTTTTGGAGAAAAAGGAAGAAATATCTTCAGGTATTGCTATTGGAATCATTAATGAGGGAAGTCGAGTTTTATTTGTTGAAATACAGGCTTTAATCACAAGGACAGGCATGAATATTCCTAGAATTTTTTCTGAAAAAATAGATTCTAAGAAAATATCAAGAATCTTAGCTGTTCTTAGTAAATATTTGAATCTCAGTTTTAATAATGATGATGTATATGTGAATGTTTCTGGGGGCCTTAGGATGGATGATATAGAAATTGAACTTGCTGTTTTGGTTGCATTATTTTCTGCCAAAACCAATATTATTATAAATCAAGATTTAATCTTTACAGGTGAAATTTCTCTTTCAGGGAAAATTAAGGCATCCTCTAATATTGAGAGTAAGGTTATTGCAGCTAAGAAAGCTGGATTTCAGCATGTTTTGGGAGCAAATTTAAGAGAGAATTATTATAATGGATATGAAGGTATAGAGAGTGTTTTAGGTGTTGTTAGGCGTTTAGTGCGAGATAGCAAAAGAGAAGGTCATGAAGACAGTCGGTTGAAAAATAGATAG